From a region of the Chitinophaga caseinilytica genome:
- a CDS encoding DUF3037 domain-containing protein, producing the protein MPELPLYEYAVVRVVPKVEREEFMNVGVILYCRPKRFLGCIITLNEERLKALSPELDFDELKAFAEGFERTCRGEGPIGQLDPASRFRWLTAQRSTILQTSRVHPGLCTEPEGTLERLHRELVL; encoded by the coding sequence ATGCCAGAACTGCCCTTATATGAATATGCCGTGGTGCGCGTGGTACCGAAAGTGGAACGGGAAGAGTTCATGAACGTGGGCGTTATCCTCTATTGCCGGCCAAAACGGTTCCTGGGCTGCATCATTACCCTTAACGAGGAAAGGTTGAAGGCCCTCAGCCCGGAGCTCGATTTCGACGAACTGAAAGCGTTTGCCGAAGGGTTCGAAAGAACCTGCCGGGGCGAAGGCCCCATTGGCCAGCTCGACCCCGCCAGCCGGTTCAGATGGCTCACCGCCCAACGAAGCACCATCCTGCAAACCTCCCGGGTACACCCCGGCCTCTGCACGGAGCCGGAAGGAACGCTGGAACGCCTGCACCGCGAGCTGGTGCTCTGA
- a CDS encoding HipA family kinase: MTHAIDLRTVNVTRYVTPLREGGSLPAIAEADDGFLYVLKFRGAGQGVKSLIAELIGGEIARALGLRVPELVFAHLDEAFGRTEGDEEIQDLLKASVGLNLGLHYLSGSVTFDPNAAEVDAMLASKIVWMDCLLTNVDRTARNTNMLWWNRELWLIDHGASLYFHHSWDNWEEQSLKPFVQVKDHVLLPYASQLKEADALLRPLLTEDRLRAITRLLPDSWLTTHGESPEAVREVYFRFLQNRLAHSDNFLNAALHARTALI; encoded by the coding sequence ATGACTCATGCAATAGATCTGCGGACCGTTAACGTGACCCGTTACGTGACGCCACTGCGCGAAGGCGGCTCCCTGCCGGCCATCGCGGAAGCGGACGACGGGTTCCTGTACGTCCTGAAATTCCGGGGCGCCGGGCAAGGGGTGAAATCGCTCATCGCCGAGTTGATCGGCGGGGAAATAGCGAGGGCCCTGGGCCTGCGGGTGCCCGAGCTCGTTTTCGCCCATCTCGACGAGGCTTTCGGCCGTACCGAAGGGGACGAAGAAATACAGGACCTGCTGAAAGCCAGCGTTGGCCTGAATCTCGGGCTGCATTACCTCTCGGGCTCCGTCACATTCGACCCCAATGCCGCCGAAGTGGACGCGATGCTGGCGTCGAAGATCGTCTGGATGGATTGCCTGCTCACGAACGTGGACCGCACCGCGCGGAACACCAATATGCTTTGGTGGAACCGCGAGCTGTGGCTCATCGACCATGGCGCGTCCCTCTATTTCCATCATTCGTGGGACAATTGGGAAGAACAATCCCTCAAACCGTTCGTACAGGTGAAAGATCACGTACTGCTGCCTTACGCTTCGCAGCTGAAGGAGGCGGATGCCTTACTGCGGCCCCTGCTGACGGAAGACCGTCTCCGGGCTATTACCCGTCTGCTGCCCGACAGCTGGCTGACTACCCATGGAGAATCGCCCGAGGCGGTGCGCGAAGTGTATTTCCGCTTCCTGCAAAACCGGTTGGCACATTCCGATAACTTTTTAAACGCCGCGCTGCATGCCAGAACTGCCCTTATATGA
- a CDS encoding Type 1 glutamine amidotransferase-like domain-containing protein yields MPELPKLLLYSLSINERQYMALNQLVGKETADIRIAFIENAADVIPDSEPWVRSIRNAFKRRGYQVEPIDLRVWQRRPDQLARRLASKDVIWMGGGNTYYLRWILKASGADHIIRRLVRDGKVFCGWSAGAIVAGPTIEHFELMDNAEDAPELVLEGLNLTQIIIIPHIDNADFIEGAHMANMQLQAAGYSTLPLGDTEALVIDGCSQRIID; encoded by the coding sequence ATGCCCGAACTGCCCAAACTATTGCTTTATTCCCTGTCCATCAACGAGCGGCAATACATGGCGCTCAACCAGCTGGTGGGCAAGGAAACCGCCGACATCCGGATCGCATTCATCGAGAACGCGGCCGACGTGATCCCGGATTCGGAGCCCTGGGTGCGCTCCATCCGCAACGCTTTCAAACGCCGGGGCTACCAGGTGGAGCCCATCGATCTCCGCGTCTGGCAACGCCGCCCGGACCAACTGGCGCGCCGGCTGGCGTCCAAAGACGTTATCTGGATGGGTGGCGGCAATACCTATTATTTACGCTGGATCCTGAAAGCCAGCGGGGCCGACCATATCATCCGCCGGCTGGTGCGCGACGGCAAGGTTTTCTGCGGATGGAGCGCCGGCGCCATCGTTGCCGGGCCTACCATCGAGCATTTCGAGCTGATGGACAATGCCGAAGACGCGCCGGAGCTCGTGCTCGAAGGCCTGAACCTCACCCAGATCATCATCATTCCCCATATCGACAATGCCGACTTCATCGAAGGCGCCCACATGGCCAATATGCAGCTCCAGGCCGCAGGATACAGCACCCTTCCGCTGGGCGATACCGAAGCCCTGGTAATCGACGGTTGCAGCCAGCGGATCATCGACTAG